The following coding sequences lie in one Apus apus isolate bApuApu2 chromosome 16, bApuApu2.pri.cur, whole genome shotgun sequence genomic window:
- the PXN gene encoding paxillin isoform X5, translated as MKSLSPLCSFKSLSAKCTDALLADLESTTSHISKRPVFLTEETPYSYPTGNHTYQEIAVPPPVPPPPSNEALNGSVIDPVDQWQPSTSRYVHQQPQSQSPIYSSSAKSSSASVPKDGLSSPPRASEEEHVYSFPNKQKSAEPSPTMTSSSLGSNLSELDRLLLELNAVQHNPASGFPADEASKSPSLPSVIGPHYVVPESSSPVGGKAAPPTKEKPKRNGARGIEDVRPSVESLLDELESSVPSPVPAITVSQGEVSSPQRVTASQQQTRISASSATRELDELMASLSDFKTSSTMSLISEPALEPVPSSADADSNNSSHSLAVQSHSKHPSAVHSEDSAVPAAAPSAVLCVEKGSNTVVLPASGYSAAPPRIPSLPQMVPVPPPRVSSGSAICGEQMSSASLVQPSRKSDSSRGVFQAVPASSVELLSRSARGLENDLAKEPEKKEQRTDPKVSSVPISNTLNGRGKGQIPKELNQQKAFRDSSALPSQGRNVETALDELWALELPTNMPEVHAMNDSILNPVYEPSVVALDRGHVFPDTKNQLGFVAKQGQELKAEVPHETKVDDCPDLAKKRQGRERTPRKAGAADKNKTGGHQENEQFRSSAVAPESPENVWKAEWDLPCISKPPIERISASGQIKSLIKRTKETANVHPMYRDLSPRCKRGPAIFHKTESQDRLVEELQDKLGITKQEEEKWKSQDDWLTEGVISTARPQGEEQNGEQQVEKVVFPPESPLPPRRTVSVLASSPLQPSKETAKTVPANAVPFHLSDPAPLLPPQPSHVPSTPAPSPVPSSSLSLAPQPPLQWETSNDDYHELSAVGTSPSEDPGHSCSPQTWTPSTKTVVSVGCQTEDDACFPQVQAGFSLAQVTSAPPLVRSANLLAAQPPLVPPTPEKFMAQGKAGSSSPPSIASKPGSQLDTMLGSLQSDLNKLGVATVAKGVCGACKKPIAGQVRCKLLQ; from the exons ACGTACCAGGAGATTGCTGTGCCACCCCCAGTGCCTCCCCCACCTTCCAACGAGGCCTTGAATGGCTCTGTGATTGACCCTGTGGACCAGTGGCAACCCAGCACATCCAGATACGTCCACCAGCAA CCTCAGTCCCAGTCTCCTATATACAGCTCTAGTGCCAAAAGCTCCAGTGCCTCAGTTCCCAAGGACGGGCTCAGCTCTCCTCCCCGTGCCAGTGAAGAGGAACACGTCTACAG TTTCCCCAACAAGCAGAAGTCTGCAGAACCGTCTCCCACAATGACCAgctcctctctgggcagcaaCCTCTCAGAACTGGACAGACTTCTTCTGGAACTGAATGCTGTTCAACATAATCCTGCCAGTGGCTTCCCAGCAG ATGAAGCCAGCAAAAGCCCATCACTGCCCAGTGTGATTGGACCTCACTATGTTGTCcctgagagcagcagccctgtgggagGGAAGGCTGCACCCCCCACCAAAGAGAAGCCAAAGAGAAATGGTGCACGTGGAATTGAGGATGTGCGTCCCAGCGTGGAGAGCCTGCTGGATGAGCTGGAGAGCTCAGTGCCAAGCCCAGT CCCTGCAATCACTGTGAGCCAGGGGGAGGTGAGCAGCCCCCAGCGCGTCACCGCCAGCCAGCAGCAGACCCGGATATCGGCTTCTTCAGCCACACGAGAACTGGATGAGCTGATGGCATCTCTCTCTGACTTTAAG ACTAGTTCCACTATGTCTCTGATTTCTGAACCTGCTCTAGAACCAGTTCCCAGTTCAGCAGATGCAGATTCCAACAACTCTTCTCACAGCTTAGCAGTGCAGTCCCATTCCAAACACCCTTCTGCAGTGCACAGTGAGGACTcagcagtgccagctgctgcccccTCAGCGGTCCTCTGTGTGGAGAAGGGCAGTAACACTGTAGTTCTGCCTGCTTCTGGGTattctgctgctcctccacGTATCCCCTCTTTGCCACAAATGGTCCCTGTGCCCCCACCACGAGTCTCTTCAGGTTCTGCTATTTGTGGGGAGCAGATGAGCTCTGCAAGTTTGGTTCAGCCGAGCAGGAAGTCTGACTCTTCTAGAGGTGTTTTCCAGGCTGTGCCAGCTTCTAGTGTGGAGCTTCTGAGTAGATCTGCACGAGGCCTAGAGAATGATTTGGCAAAGGAGCCTgagaagaaagagcagagaaCTGACCCCAAAGTCTCCAGTGTACCCATTTCAAACACTTTAAATGGTCGAGGGAAAGGGCAGATACCTAAAGAGCTGAATCAGCAGAAAGCATTCAGAGACAGCTCAGCCCTTCCTTCTCAGGGCAGAAATGTGGAAACAGCTTTAGATGAGCTATGGGCCCTGGAGCTGCCTACAAATATGCCAGAGGTACATGCAATGAATGACAGCATTTTGAATCCTGTCTATGAACCTTCTGTTGTGGCCCTGGATCGGGGGCATGTCTTTCCAGACACTAAAAACCAGTTGGGCTTTGTAGCAAAGCAAGGACAGGAGCTAAAGGCTGAAGTACCACATGAAACCAAGGTAGATGATTGTCCTGATCTGGCCAAgaagaggcagggcagggaaagaACTCCTAGGAAGGCTGGCGCTGCTGACAAGAACAAAACTGGAGGACACCAGGAAAATGAGCAGTTCAGAAGCTCTGCAGTTGCTCCAGAATCTCCAGAAAACGTTTGGAAAGCTGAATGGGATCTGCCATGCATCTCCAAACCACCCATTGAGAGGATTTCTGCATCAGGCCAG ATTAAATCTTTAATCAAGAGGACAAAAGAGACTGCAAATGTGCATCCAATGTATCGTGACCTCTCTCCAAGGTGTAAACGAGGTCCTGCCATATTTCACAAGACTGAGTCCCAGGATCGCTTGGTTGAAGAGCTGCAGGACAAACTGGGCATCACtaaacaggaagaggaaaaatggaaaagccaGGATGACTGGCTGACAGAGGGGGTCATTAGCACTGCCAGACCCCAGGGGGAAGAACAGAATGGTGAACAGCAAGTAGAGAAG GTCGTTTTTCCTCCAGAATCCCCACTCCCCCCCAGGAGGACGGTCTCTGTTCTAGCCTCTTCCCCACTCCAGCCTTCCAAAGAAACTGCAAAGACAGTCCCTGCCAATGCTGTTCCCTTTCACCTCTCTGACCCTGCACCTCTCCTCCCACCTCAGCCTTCCCATGTGCCATCTACCCCAGCTCCTAGTCCAgtcccttcttcttccctcagcttggctccccagcctcccctccAGTGGGAAACTTCTAATGATGACTATCATGAACTTTCTGCTGTGGGCACCTCTCCTTCTGAAGATCCTGGGCATTCCTGTTCTCCCCAGACATGGACCCCTAGCACCAAGACAGTTGTTTCTGTTGGCTGTCAGACTGAAGATGATGCTTGCTTCCCACAAGTGCAGGCAGGCTTCTCTCTTGCTCAG GTGacctctgctcctcccctcGTCCGCAGTGCCAACCTGCTGGCTGCGCAGCCTCCCCTGGTGCCCCCCACCCCTGAGAAG ttCATGGCACAAGGGaaagctgggagcagctcccctCCATCCATAGCCTCCAAGCCTGGCAGCCAGCTGGATACCATGCTGGGAAGTCTCCAGTCTGACC